From the Lactuca sativa cultivar Salinas chromosome 9, Lsat_Salinas_v11, whole genome shotgun sequence genome, the window GAAGCAATACACCATGGAATGTTGCAAAAGACGCCGGGTGTTATTATGCTCCATAAGTAGAAAACATCAAGGTTGGAGACCTTGTCATCGTCtttcctttggttgatggtggaggaaataaggcggtgaatgaggcggtgaGTCGGGGATCGGATGCTCCCTTCTTGTGCAGACTTTGGGATGtagactttgtttcctatggtgtTCCACCAACCCGTGCTCGTGACTCCATCGGGGAACGCCATATGAGTGTTTGCCAAGAAAGCCCGAAAGATGTTTGTTGTCACTAAGGGTTGATCATATATCCCTAGTCGGCAGGCAAGGTCCACCACCGAGCATTGACGATactcgcccccaagacaaaaagtAAAGCTCGTCGGGTGATACACATCCACTCCCCCATGAAAAGATACCGTGGAAAAGAACTCTAAACATAGCTCCAAATAAACCGGTTCTTGAAtgcggaagacccggctccacccatcaCACACCATGCTGTTGCCTTCATGTTGGaactccttcaaaaggtaaggAGCTAGTTCTTCTTCATAGCGAACGCTCTGCAGCCATTCCCAATCAATTCTGTTCGGTAcatacacctccttcttcttaatgtcggagagcttcttcttccacttcctcaTTGTTGAAGGGGATTCGATTTGCGGGAAGTTTAACCATGGAAACTCCCCTTGGCTACCAGTTGAAGATTGTcctcttctgaacatgatttctgcatagtaaacacacaaaacccagaaacacagaaaataattaaaaactggAAGGTTTCTGtaaatcgactggactcgtcgagtccatgcctgactcgacgagtcacgtaacctgcacgagtcagtcgacgggtcgcatgaaattggaccttaaaacttgtaatttctgTCAAGGGTTTTTGTTCAAGGACTTCCTACTAAGTAATAAGGTCAAACTAAGCattcaaaacaacaatattcatgaaaaatcgaaaccctagaatttcattatttttcaaaaacgggttttttaCATGCAATTGCAGGCATAGATGGCCTTATACTCTCATTTTCTTTAGAAATCAAGAAGaaagttgttaccttttgagtttaaaccttgagaaattgaagaagatttgaagatttcttTGAATGCTTGAGAGTGTTTGCGAATGGGGGTATCCGGCGAGTGTGATGTTGAAAttgaatttttagggttaaaaccctatttaccagatgtaaaagtaatttcgaaattaattttttttctgtaaataagaccgactcgtcgagttgtggttagactcgccgagtctggtcgcgaagttAAATGCTTTTCTGGAAtccatgtggactcgtcgagtcgtggtcagactcggcgagtcatttaaaaatttgcatatttttcaaaaattttctgtttattatgaatcatttcaccccacacttaagCTATgcaactctcaagcagacatgcccgatgatttagaagatttaagaataaaaacgaatggaaaataaaacgaaaaataaaaagaagactaaaaagtaaaagaaagcaaactctattgaacgggttgcctcccgccaagcgcttctttttgaggagtcattagctagactccttcccatttacgttttgtcgtcttcaagcatcgggaatgtacgcctcactttttgtggtttatacttggtcttgtaggcgtgaatctttttcttgtaagcccttttcAATTCGTCTCTTCTCTTTTTCGCTGTATCTTCCTCAGCTGGTTGGGCCTCtcttttcctcttcttcttctttaccctcttctttttcaccaattcttgaacatccttctctttaaatttaatgaCTTCATATTTCATGATGGTCCGTGCTTTAGGTTTAGTGGTGAATTGGTGATCAGCTTCCGCTCCGCTTCCATTTATGGCTTCATTCTCTTTTGTGCTCGACTCTTTTCCAAATGGCATCATATCAAGGCATGCCACGTTGGCGTGTTGGACCTCCATTCCTTTTACTTTTTCTGCAGATTGTTCTTCCAAAGAACCACTCACAGTAACTGAATCCAGGGTATGTGAAGAACTGTCAACAAATAAATCAGCTTGAGTTAAGTTTTTCTCCAAatcaactggactcgtcgagtccattatgtcgactcggcgagtcgggtcgggtTTCATCAATTCTGGATCGTTGTCTGAgtcggctccttccagtagcttttctagctcctccaagtctttgtcaGCATCTGAAACTTCTTCTGAGTGTAGTGTGAacttacttgggtcttcttttaataaaatatcaaGCTCTTTTTGCAATACCTCATCATCtaattggataaatgagatttcttctcgcttttcttcttcttgcttgatctCTGGATTTGCTTTAAACATCACCGACTCATCACCCACTCTTAATGTCAAAGTAGTCTCGGATATGTCAATTAAGGCACATGCGGTGTTTAAGAATGTTCTgcccaaaataattggtatttcggggtcttctttcatctccaccaccacaaagtctactgggaagataaacttgtctactttgataaggagattttcacatatgccttgtggatgaataattgttttatttgccAAATGGATTCTCATATTTACCGGCTTTGGCGCTGGTAAAtttagcttcttaaagaatgaatagggcatcaaattaatgcttgccCCTGAATCAGCCAAAGCTCGTGTGGAAACATCATTGCCAAATTGGCACGGGATTACTATAttacccggatcacccttcttctcagGTAGCTCACTCATCAATTTCTCCGCGACTTCAGCAAGATCTTTCCTGGCAGCAAACAAACCCTTAAGCAAGTTAAAGTATTTGGGAGTTTGGAGCATTGTGTCCACGAatggcatattgacttgtaaggctttaacatgctccatgaaggttctATAGGCTTGAACTTTTTCTGAAGGAATGGCTCTGGATGGGTATGGCAAAGGAGGGTTGTATGTCTTCAGAAAACTTGCATTTTTATCCttcccgactggactcgtcgagtccattttggtaactcggcgagtcggatcgagtTCTTCTCGTTCTggttcttcttccttttctgcctTCCCTTTGGAAACCCTTAGTGTTTCTGCCACTTtttcttcactgctggaggttatAACGCTCACGTTCTCGTTCCTTGGATTGGGTTGggtgttgctcggaagttgacccggtcttctttcattcacttgatgtgcaagctgtcccagctgtttctcaatgttgagaatggaagctTGCTGATTCCTCAACATGTTCCTGGTTTCTTGCATTGCTACATCGTGATCATTATGCCTTTTCTCGGACGCGCTTATGAATTTTGTAAGTATGTCTTCTAAGTTCGTCTTCTTGTCCGTCACCGGTTCCTCCTTTTGATAATAACCCCTCTCCCTCTGCTTATATTTTTCTTCCTTAGCCTTTCTgtactcttcgtatgggagccactccttcttcggtttcctccagtcttcatcatatctATCGCCGCTAGAGTAGCAtacttgagctttcttatttccattctcatctCGATCACATTCCTTAATAAGATGGGGACCGCCACAATATTCACATCCAACtctaatagcatggatcgtttgatccattttcgtcattcttcggtctaggctatcgagtttCGCTATCACCGCCGCCATACCATCGTTTACCGAATTTACTGCTCCGCGACTCACTTCATTCCtcaggttgtggtattctctagaatgcttagagaattcttcaatcaattcctttatttccggaggtggctttcgggtgagcgggccttgtgaatcgagtagttgccttgtggtgacatttactccatcataaaagatggagacctcctgttggctatttagatcatggtgtgggtaatttctaagtaggctcttgtacctttcccaagcttcataaagagattctccgggttgttgctcgaagttggcaatggctttctttaacttggctatcttggaaggtgggcagaaatggtcaatgaactcttctttcatttttgcccatgtggtgaccgatccgggagggagtgacttcaaccaatcctttgcagctcctTTGAACGTGACAGGAAGCATGCGTAGTAGCTGGACCTCGCGGGGCACATTAGgtacattgaagtaatccgccaCGTCATTTACTTCATCTAAGTGCTTATAGGTGTCTTCATGATCTCTCCCGTAAAATggtatctccttgagttgagcgagaatatggccctttagTTCGAACGTAGCGGTAGCGgggattgcgggttgcacaagtcccgggccggtgtcatcacgcatccttttcttccactcccccatggggatctCGTCAATATTAGCCATTGCGGTGGCTAAGTCTTCTTCAATATCGGATGTGTGCTCGCTTTCTTCTTCGGTCTCGTATTCGGTGTCTTTCGGGATCGGATCTTCGGTTGACAACgacgcactggatgctcctgctttgctgctcctcttcttgccaaacacggatttgaagtttttgagtggtgagttctttgaagaggTGGTTTCTCCAACGGTTTTGCCCTTGTTTCTTCTTAATGCGGTTTCCGGATCTTCAAGAGGCGGAATTAGAGGTGTagaagatcctcgggtcatgaactaACTGCAACTTAAAACAAAACAGAACGcgtaaaaaagaacaaaaatttaATCTGATTCAgcgtcagactcgccgagtcggggcgaaagcactcggcgagttcacgtgaaaatcagtttttttttttttttttttttttttttttttttttttttttacttaaacaaaaaaaaattgaacagAAATTAACTTTGCGTAAGATGAATCTTACACAAAGGGTCGATTGAATTAGAATTTAAtgctaattttagaaccgttccccggcaacggcgccaaaaacttgatgtgtgtaaaactcacttagttttaatcctactttaattatcaaataacacacaaaaggcagtgaacctatcaattgtggtatagctaaataagcagggtatcgaacacagggaacggcaaattaaattaaaaactaattctatctaaattactttagcaaataagggtttttctctagttttacaagactagaaacttattaaacaaaactaatgcaaggctagaaaagaacaaattgactagattcaataatgggaaagaaacttctgtttagttcaactcggttaactttatggttgtttttaaggtaatagtgcaatggattaattctttcgttggttaccgattcaagtgattaagttgtgttcactaccctaatccttagcaaataaactaattcaaacagtggccaattgcttaacttaattatatttactagattaattattcgggttaagttagacttgcaatagctaattaaattattatctttaattaacctcttgttcaatagtcatcttacaagcttgcacatgaatttactcaatttacttattaatcctagtttcatattcattaatcctagacatatgatttagtggtcacttatcatatgaggtcgataattaatagatgttcatgctaattaactatcttcctattaacagaaaataaattatcattcatacacaaggttctttagcaagctaaaataacaattaatcaccaacttagaattaatcctaccaatcaatcaaaccatattgtcaactttgtatccccaaacagaagtataaagaaattagttcataactaaggtgaataacagcaaacaaataagttcaagttgcttaatcatattgacaaaacaagagaattaagtagaatgatgaaattacgccttaattactcccggaattggattctagcttctttggtcgacttttagggttcttctggcttcttattcgcagcttaacACCTTTGAAATTTCCCAGAATTCTCCCCTTTTCGCATTaaagagttatctttatatatgcataccgactcgtcgagtcatatggcgactcgtcgagtccctctcacattagtcgtaacctgataactgtcttgacttccgaatgcttatctctctgaatccgtgaccggactcgtcgagtcaagaaataactcgacgagtagaagccttattttggctgctttctttcttctttccactcttgagctctcaaccgcttctcttgcttcctttcgcttccgaacttcatctttggactgaaaaacacaatttaacacttttaagtaccttttgtccatagtatgcaacaatttagctaatatatgaataataaactatactaaatacacactaaatatgcacatatcagtttGGTAAGTAAATTCAAGACTTCTTAGCATCCTTTACACTCTTATGTTTAGATCATTCCATTTACACACTTTAAATGTGTTAAAACCTTAGGATAACATTATTCTCAAGGAAGTTCATCAACTCCATTCAAGTATTTAGGCTTGAAAAACTTCTCAACACCTCTTCAAATCAACCAACaaaaccactcaaggtgagttcataccccacctttttcGAGATTTCTCATGTTTTTTTTGGGGTGGGGGGGTGGTGGggtgtaacgcccatagatccgggctagtcaatttagggacgataagcgtcaaaaatgactttttgatggaagattattttgaaggaataatcttaattaagttgtagtatatgttacaaggattctgtacatataaagaacgctgaaatccgagttataacgaagaagttatgacctgtcgaagtttcgcgatagaaccagcacgacacaacgcgacgtaaaaagtgaatttatgttagagtgatatttagcattatcgatctaaacgaatgtcgtaaaatacattaaaccgagagtgtgcataaaaagaacgtctaaatctgacttcgtatgaggaagttatgatttttcgaagtttcaacattatcagtatgcagcccgaaactcgagattgaggtcgagtgatatttagccaaaattttctaaatgagaattgaatatctcatcaatagtagtccaacgataaaaatacagacgaaaacggagttcagatgaaggagttatgaatttcgaatggagttttcctgtcccggcctactaaaaataatatattaataatatattaaaattaaagtcaaaattagccaacagagtctaaacgatagttgtagagcataatctcacctacgcgtggatataaagaacgtcaaaaacgaagttcgtatgcgaaagttatgaatttctgaagttcggggcgcgaaaccccaaaactgtcagagttcacgacgtgaatacagtgttcacgacgtgaactcagtatTTATGACTTCTGGAGCCTAACAGACGCAATTGGCGATGACGCACCTGATGACTATTGAATTCACGACGTGGGAACttaaaattcacgacgtgagagctGAAAaatgaccctataaatagaaatcgagggtCAGCCAATTTTGATTTCTCTAtctcttctctcccactcccgatacaccctctaagccctattttaaccccccgaagcctcgatatcatcccgagacccgaagcgagtcccgaagcccgatgatcccgagaagtgaaattcccgagccgaagtcctcgtgaagatcttccagatctaccgaataatactacttttacaagtcgtagtgttgtccgatcatcttctgatcaagtgagtgtatagttactttcttctaacacataaatataaagtattagctatgaaatacgtgctatgtgttatatattatttgtctatttgagatgggtttggaattgatgtttttatatgggtgttaaatgatttaaattgtgcttgtatttatatctacaaaaatgttgggtagaacatgggtagatgaaatagttggtgacgatgcgacttcgtgcctattaagtaaagcttaggtgacgatgcgacttcgtgcctgtttgataaaccttggtgacgatgtgacttcgtgcctgttgtataaaccttggtgactatgagatGTAGTGCCTATtttatgaaccctggtgactatgtgacgtagtgtctgttgtataaaccgtggtagcaaatggaccttgtgccaattccttaggtaaatccttaggaatgaatgaatgaaggatagtggattcttagggtaaacccttgagaaaataaaggagatatggggatgggtatttgggttgattgtttgataattgaatataataaatgtattattgtgggttgaaaaccctacatgctcaccaggctcccaagcctgactcactcagttttctttgcattaggtaatggcacaagggtataagttggtggacttgacgagagactttggattatagatcagtagttataaataactgttgtaaggtttattttatattgtttatgcttttggtctgtatcgaacatgacatcccgaggttttattatttaataaaaatacattctctttgagaaatgttttgataaatggttatcatatttttgtttttgggaacaaattctgcaacaattttctttaaatgattactctgattttaaaaataaagcataaacaaatcggtcttttctagccgtgaaatttGGAGATGTCACATGGGGATACAAGCCAAACTATGTTATAACAAAATGTTGGTATATGTTTCCATTTATATGTTGTGTATAAGGTTTATGTGCATGCTATGTGATTTTATTAGTTTTTTCCAAACTTTCATGCATGATATGGGTTAGTTATGGCATATAACTAAACAAAAACAAGTTTAAATATATTACATGAACACAGGGGAAAGATTATGACTTTTAtgataaaagaaaattttctatcAAGAATGAGTTTTTATAACTAATCTAAGACTATATTCTTTTGGGTTTAACCAAGTTATGAACTTTGTAAACCTATTATTTTGTATAGTAAAATGAATAATTGGGTTTACCTTTCTCTGACTCTACAACTTTTTCAgctaaactataatgggtatagtttgtggTTCATTTAAACTAGTTGTCAGTTTTTGGGCTTATTACAGATAATTATTTCGAATTATAATAATGTCACTCTATAAACTGCTAAGAAAAGGGAAATACTTCCATGTACAAAAACGATTTCACTACATTACACGTAAACCGTTGGTACAGTTTGTGAGACACACTTTCTTCATGTGCTTTACCTAAAGTACACTTTAAGtcctgcattataaccagagtctcctggagggagagcgagaccgttgtgtatagatctatacgggattgacaaccccataCATCAACTGTTCGCTaatcgctacagttagaccggcaagtctagggtgacaaaattaTATcgattctgacgcctgaagaaagtCACTTAGGCATATCAGTCACattaagcatggttataataactcacatagagtATTAACAATCATTTGGTTTACGGGGCTAATGCCTCTTCAtttggttttataaaatatataaaactatATGATACTACTTTACAATACGACACtacttacatttttggtcttaggattttaagactacattttacacttaagaaaatattggattttctagaaaactTTACGCTATCATTTACAAGGAAACATTATTGATTTTATTCATAcaaaaatgtttatgaactcaccaactttaatgttgacgcttttcaaaactgcttgtactCTCAGGAAACCAATGAGCAAGTATTACAAAAACATTTTGAAGACAAGCATCTCTACATCAGGATTTCTACTTTTCAATTATTTGTACTTAACTTGTAAGTAAACAAGGTCTGTAAACAATgtaaacttgtattctcaatgtatgaatgtttgtaaTGCTATGATTCAtttgtattcaattgttatgatactatacatgaagtcactccatctgccctcagacgtttctgccgttctggtttgggagtgtgacagcaactcactaagctttgtgcttactgtttaTTTTTatgctttcaggtacttccggttcgaaaaaGAAGGACCCTGCGTGACTACACAACATCCCCCAGAGTTTTCCGTATAGCAATTAATGAAGTTACTCTGATGTTCAAATAATATATTCACTATGATCGGTTTTGAAACAACTCGTTTGTAAGATTTGTTGTTTTTCTCATAGCGTAACCCGTAAAAACTTTGTTTAACCCCTAACTTTTCTTTCTAGATCTGCCACTGATAAATATAAGCTTATACATAGAGTAATTGTGACGATTAGTAAAGAAATTAGTCACATAGTTCTTTTAATTTACTAAAATTGTCTATTGAAGTAACATTAAAGTAacgttttaatttttttaatttaatgtgGTAGTAACTATTAACTAATGCGGCTAAATGACTTATATCATGGTCTTAAAACTGTAAAACACTAAGCACAATTGACAACTGAAATATACGATTAGTAAAGAAATTAGGTTTCGTAACCAAACGCAACCTAATTTTGTGACTTGTTTTTAAGATTTTGCATTCATATTCCCCTAGACAGAAAAATGTCATAGcaaccaaaccaaaccaaacaTGTAAGAGATTTTAACCCTTTAATTCCTTCATTGATTTAAGTTCCTTATAAATATTAAACCAAACTTGTACGAGATTTTAATTCCTTCATTGATTTAAGTTCCTTGTAAATATTCTAGGAACCAAACAAAACGTGTCCTTGGAATTCAAATGTTAAACCTAAAGCATACAATATGTAATAAATAAAAGACGATGCGATGTGAAACCCCTATTATTAACAATTGGGTCTCAAAAATTCATTAACcaatttaaaaacaaaacaaagcAACAACCTCTTTTTGAAAATTAAACTCATAACCAGACTCAAATTCACAGCACAGTTTCTAAACCTTTCCACAATCACCAGGGACAGGGACAGGGAGAGGCGATCCTTCCCCCCAATTATCAGCTTTGGCAGCAATCTCAGGGGTGTCTTGACCCCAATTATCAGCAGCAGGGTGTTCCCCCCAGCTATCAGCCTGTGTAGGGTTTTCACCCCAATTATCAGCTCCTGGCACTCCCTCCCCCCAGTTATCAGCTCCACCACCCCAACCATCGGGAATCCGATTCGAGTAGTCTTCCCAATTATTATCTCCGGCAGGTGGCTGAGGATGGTATTCTCCCCAATTATCATCTCCGCCGTTGAAATTTGCATCACCATCCCCATCCCAATTGTAACTAGTGTTGTTGTCCTGCTGTGTTTCAGTTCCCAAATCAACAACGTTTTCTTCCTTTTCAGGAAGAAAGCAGCCTTTATAAGAATTGTTATCAGCACAATGCCATAGAAGTTTGTTCCAATGTTCATCCTGCCATgccatttttattttcattattattcAATTTCATCACCCACAACCAACCATTATAGAATATAAGCTTTTTGGAATTGCATCCCACTTGTTCCAATGTACTTTCCTTTATTCTTCTTATtacagcattgtactttcaaattaCCCCATTGCTATAATGGGTAGGTAGTTTATTCAAAGTAAAATGCCATTTGATAATAAGAATAAATGAAAGTACACTAACATTGAACCTTCaattcttttcttctttattaCAGCATCTTATGTATATTCTCTATTatggcattgtactttgaaaattttACACATCATAGCAAAATAGCAATGTAGTAGGTTAACATTAATGAATGCTAGCTATAGTAAGATTAATTTGAAAGTAGAATGCTGTaataagaagagatagggatagAAGGTTGATTACCTTGCAGATTATATGTGGATTCCCAATAGCAATCAACAAGGATCTTGCTCTAGTAATGGCAACATTAAACCTTCTGGGATTACTCAAAAACCCCAAACAATGTCTCTTATCAGTCTCGTTGTGTTTGATAGTGGATCGAACAGTAGATATAATGATAACTTCACGTTCCTGCCCTTGAAACGACTCGACTGTCCCAACCTTAATCTCGGACCCCACAAAAGTTTCAAGTGCTTTACTTATCTTAATCACTTGTTGTCTATACGGTGTTATAACCCCAATATCATGTCCCCTCACCCCCCTCTCAATCAAATCCATTATAACCTCAACTACCTCACTAGCCTCAATCCGATTAAACCAAGATGGGTTATTCCCTTCCCTCTCATCAACCCCTTGAACACCCTTAAAAACCACTGGGAATTCCGGTTTCGGGAGAAAATCTTTCCAATTCAAAGGGTATAAAGTATCCGCTTCTTTACACGAGATTAACTCTGACTGATAAAACAATTCCGAAGGAAGCGATAGAATCTCCGGGTGGCATCGGTAATTCCGGACCAGCTTCGTCACGTAATTCCGATTTCCATTCTTGTAAAACTTCGATTCACAGAGCCTCTCCATATACGATCTCCCTAACCCGTAATTTTCAGCATCTTTAGAAAAAATCACCGGCCCGAGCTGCACCGGGTCCCCCGCAAGAACAATTACGGTGTCCCGTCTGTAAAAATGTGAAATCGGAATCATGGATTCCGGCTCGGATGCCTGGCCCGCCTCGTCCAAAAAGATATGCGAGAAATGGCCCATTTGGAGACCTTCCGCGTAAAGAAGAGACGCGCTTGTGTAAGTGGATATTATAATCCGATATCTCACAAGATTTTCGAATGTCGGACAACTGAAgatcatctcttcatcatcataAGAGCAAAACTGGAGATAATCGGGTTTGATATCATCTAATGAACGAGCTTGTGCATTAAGCCGAAGTAGATCGCCTTTTCGAATCTCAGCTCCATTTTCTTCAACTATGCGATCCAATATATGATCCGCAGCGTTATTGGAAGGGGCACAAACAAGAATCTGTGTGTTTCTTCGGTTTTTGTAAAGCTGAAGAATGGCTTCGGTTAGAGTGACGGATTTTCCGGTTCCGGGGGGGCCATGGATGATATAGGGGGGGCCACCACGGCAACCGAGGATCATTTCAACTGATCTTGTTTGTTCTTCATTGAGGTTACATGATATCGGAGTTAATCGGCGGGTTTCTATGGATCTTTGATTCAAGGCAAACTCCGGAAAGAGAAGGTCGGAATCAAGCTTTCCGGCGGCTTCTATGGCTTGGTATAATCTTCGCATGCCTAATC encodes:
- the LOC111907069 gene encoding probable RNA helicase SDE3 — encoded protein: MGSVNFNDETRSVISDVGDIGNIDFANDGSFYNYDQETKGPIIISAPFPLVEGKPQFVAAVNERIFNPVTIRNTTTEAVILWSVEIYDSKPKDCFTLSVMEPPSPDSDDQSFVESFSLEDRTLLPGKTLTIWLSCKPVSKGLHTTAVHFNVDDDRIERVGFIMAEDKISRSLTSNKPYNRPRRNKPLLPKLYTPGGDNAGVKVIRTSRPAKATGRSYRYKLPDYVIPKNIRDMIESKTTPDALMEGLSRKNYVAFFKTLIIMEEIKLEDDMRMYDMQNVTLKRKYRFLALEVPGLAERRPSLVQGDFIIAKPSSLNEDNAYPLYRGHILRVEAEEVHLSFHDDLHSYHSEGDRYDVQFEYNRLGMRRLYQAIEAAGKLDSDLLFPEFALNQRSIETRRLTPISCNLNEEQTRSVEMILGCRGGPPYIIHGPPGTGKSVTLTEAILQLYKNRRNTQILVCAPSNNAADHILDRIVEENGAEIRKGDLLRLNAQARSLDDIKPDYLQFCSYDDEEMIFSCPTFENLVRYRIIISTYTSASLLYAEGLQMGHFSHIFLDEAGQASEPESMIPISHFYRRDTVIVLAGDPVQLGPVIFSKDAENYGLGRSYMERLCESKFYKNGNRNYVTKLVRNYRCHPEILSLPSELFYQSELISCKEADTLYPLNWKDFLPKPEFPVVFKGVQGVDEREGNNPSWFNRIEASEVVEVIMDLIERGVRGHDIGVITPYRQQVIKISKALETFVGSEIKVGTVESFQGQEREVIIISTVRSTIKHNETDKRHCLGFLSNPRRFNVAITRARSLLIAIGNPHIICKDEHWNKLLWHCADNNSYKGCFLPEKEENVVDLGTETQQDNNTSYNWDGDGDANFNGGDDNWGEYHPQPPAGDNNWEDYSNRIPDGWGGGADNWGEGVPGADNWGENPTQADSWGEHPAADNWGQDTPEIAAKADNWGEGSPLPVPVPGDCGKV
- the LOC111907067 gene encoding uncharacterized protein LOC111907067, producing the protein MEHVKALQVNMPFVDTMLQTPKYFNLLKGLFAARKDLAEVAEKLMSELPEKKGDPGNIVIPCQFGNDVSTRALADSGASINLMPYSFFKKLNLPAPKPTTLTLRVGDESVMFKANPEIKQEEEKREEISFIQLDDEVLQKELDILLKEDPITVSGSLEEQSAEKVKGMEVQHANVACLDMMPFGKESSTKENEAINGSGAEADHQFTTKPKARTIMKYEVIKFKEKDKSCSEEDNLQLVAKGSFHG